A segment of the uncultured Desulfobulbus sp. genome:
CAGGACCGTATCTTCGCGGAAACGTCGGTCAAAAACGGTGATACCGGTGACCTCGGCGCTGCGGTCGGTGAGGGTGCCGGTCTTGTCCACCGCAAGCACATCGACCTGGCCGGCGATCTCCACATAGCGGCCCCCCTTGATGAGCACCCCCTGGCGGGCCGCGCTGCTCATGGCGGCACTGACCGCAACCGAGGTCGAGAGCCGCAGGGCGCAAGGACAGGTGATGATCAGCACGGCCATGGCCTGCATCAGGTTGCCGGTGATGAGAAAGGCGGCTCCGGCCAATCCAAGGGAGACCGGAACCATGGCCTGGGAGAAGCGGCGGCTGGTCAACTGCAGCTCGCCCGGGTCCTGTTCCGCGTGCTCGATCAGACGAATGATGGCCGCCAGTCGAGTGTCCTCGCCGGCCCGTTCGACCCGGACCTGGAGAGAGCCGTCCACCAGCACCGTTCCCGCAAGCACTGCGTCACCGATGGCGCGCGGCAGGGGCTCGTCTTCGCCGGTGAGGGCGGCCTCGTCGACCAGGGCCGTTCCCGAAAGGACGATACCGTCGGCGGGAACGACGTTGCCCATGCGCAGGACGATCAGATCGCCCGGCTGCAGCTCGGCCGCCTCCACCTCGACTTCCATGCCGTCACGCAGCAACCAGGCCTGCTGGCAGGTATCGGAGAGCATCTCCCGGACCGCCTGACGGGTACGAATGCGAATCCTGTCCTCCAACCAGCTGGAGAGATTGAACAGCCAGAATACGGTCAGGGCGGCCAGGGTATTGCCGGTGAGCAAAGAAAAATAAAGGATCCCCGTTGAAATCAACCCCATATCCGGTTTGCCCGAACGACGGAAATTGTCCACCGCCTGGCGTTGGATGGGCAGGGAAATGGCAAAGGCGACCAGGGCCGGCAGGGTGAGAATGCGCACCGGGCCTGCGGTCGCGGGGGCCAGGGCGAGCAGCACCCGCTTGCCGTAGAGATAGAGCAGATAGAGTCCGGAGAAAAGCAGCGCCGCTCCGGAGATATGAGAATGGACATCCTGCCTGCGCGATGGCGCGGCCAGGCAGCCGCACTCCATTCGCGTTCCCCGAGGCGGAGCTGTGGTGAGACGCGCGATCGTGGCCTGAATATCGGCGAACAGCCGTGCAAGATCCACGGGTCCATGGGGATGGACCAGGATCACCGACCCGGAACGCCAACGAACCTGCACATCCTCAACCCCCTGGATGCGGGCAAGGGAACGGCGTACCTGCTCACAGACCTCGGGCTGGCGCCAGAGGCAGGAAAAACTGATTCGGGTGCGGTACCCGGTCCGCTGACGGATGCGATATTTCAGGGCGAGAGGCATAGGGAGGCCTGAAAGCCCCGGACCCGTACTGAGGGTCCGGGGCAAGCGGATTATTCGTTGCCCGATTCGGCGATGGCCTCGGCCTTGGCGTCCTCGAACTTCTCCTTCATCTCCTCGATCCCGCTCTGGGCAGCGGCGCTGACCTTGGCAATCGCCTTGACCACGCCTTTCTGCACGCTTTCGTTGGTCACGAGGAGGGTCACGGCCGCGCCGATCAGCGCCCCCTTCCAAAACTGGTTGTTCTGCAAGTCAAGGCCAAGAAAGGTGTTGGCCGGGGCTTGCGGGTACAGGGGCTGCACCACCTGCTGATAGTAGGCCTGAGCGGGTTTGTTCTGTTCCACGGTATGCTCCTTTTCTTATGATAGTGTCGATTATGTGATGAAAATTTGGGGTCGCACCCTGCCTGATCAGGATTTGCTGAGCAGGTAGCTGACGCCGGTGGCGGTGGCCAGGGTCACCGCAAGGCCGAGCAGTCCGCCGCTGGTCAGGGAAGTGGAGGCGGCGGTGGCGGCGGCGGTGGCAATTCCGCCGACAGCGCCCCTGGAAAGGCTCTGGCTCACGGCCTCGCCCATGCTCATGTCACCTTCGCTGACCTTGTGCAGATTGGCGCCCATGGTGCCGGTGCCGACCACCACCAGACCGAACAGACCGGCGGCCAACACCTGGGAGGTCTGCACGGGGGCCGCGGGCAACTGCATGACCTGTGCGGCCTGCGGGACCGGCTGGGCGGCAGTCCCCAGGTAGGTGGGATTGTACTGGTGCTGGGCCATGGTCTGCGCCTGTCCCATGCCTGCGTCGGCAGCGGCGCCGTTCATGCTTGCTTGCTGTTGCATAGATTACTCCTTCCCGGATTTGAGGGGGTCAACGGTGGTCGAGGCAGGAGCCCCGCTCGCCTTCTGTTGCGGTTTGAGTCCCGGAAACACGCTGCCAAAGGTCTTGCCCATGGCCTCGCGAACCGGTTTGCTGGTGAGCAGCACCGTGGCAGCCGCGCCGACAAGGGCGCCCTTCCACAGCTGATCGTACTGCGCGGTGTTGGTATAGAGGGTCTTCACCAGGTCGGAAACCGTGGTCTCGCCCTGGACGAACCGCTCAAAGGACTGCATGATCTGTCCGTAGCGCTGCTGTTCCAGTGCCTGCCGAGCGGCGGCCTGTTCCGGAGTCTCCGCCTGTACGTAGACCACGCCGGGCTGTGGGGGGGGAACCGGCTGCTGATATATCGGCTGCTGGTACACCAGCCCGACAAAGACCACCTGCCCGCTAACCGGATCGACCGCATATCCGGGCGGCAGGGTTTGCTGCGCCCACTGATGGTGGGGCTGATGCCCTTCCGCCGCCCCTGCTGCGGCGGCGTACGATTCAGCGGCAGTTGCCTTGATTTCGGCGTTTTGGACCGTTGCTTCCGCGGCCTCCGGTGGGGCAACCGCTGCCTGCGGTGCTTGATCCGTTGCAGCCTTGGGCGGCGATGCCGTCATCGTTTCCATGGCCGCGTCTTCCGGTACCATGGCGTGCGGATCTCCCTGTATCATATTTTTCTCCTCTCCTGTTGCCACTGTTCAAAACTCAAGGATGCGTCATCGTCAAAAGACAGAAATCGAGACATTTTCACGAAACAAAGCAAAGAGTTCTTGATCGTTTTTTCAAGGTCAAACGGGTCTACATCCCACCCCGGACAAGGTTCTTGCCTCATTTTCAGGCATTCGCTGGTTGGGCCTCATCACGGGCAAGTCGTTGAGGCACGGTCTCCGACAGAATCACCATCAACTGTTCGCTCACACTGTCGCGTTTGCCCGGAAACTGTCCGACAGATGCGACTTCTTCCCAGAGAGAAGGGGGAAGTATCTCGGTATCATATTGAATAATCACCGACAGCGCCTTCTTGTTCACCCGATAGTCCACTATTCCTGGAATGGACGCAATAATCGATGTCATCTCCCTTTCATTGACCGCCGCAAGTTTCTGGGCACCGCTCCAGCTGGCCTTGACGCGAATGCGGCCGGGAACATGGTGGGCAATGTTCAGATACAGCATGTGGTCAAGCAGACCATCGACGAGCTGCTCATTAGTGTACATGAATCTCCTTTTCATCTCCTGAGGGAATGAATTCAAGATGTGCTTTGATATCGACAATATCCCGCACGCACAGCATCAACAGGCGTGGTGCCTTCAACCCGTAGGCCCTGAAGGACCACTTGCACTGCAGCTCCCAGAGCAAACGGCCGCCCTCCTCCCGGACCGTCCCGGTGACGGGCAACTGGCGGCGGATATCGACAAAGGAGAGGATGCCGAGCATCCGGACCCGCCAACACCCGCCCCCCTCGGAGACGATCTCCTGGCATTGGCTCAGGGCAAAGGAGGCATGGGGGTGCTCGGCTAAGGAAAAATACCGGCTCATCGCCTCGGTACGATCCGGGTCCGCGGTATCAAAACAACCGGTCTCGACTTCAGCCGCAAGGCTCTGCAGAATGCCGGCGCTGAAATTCGCCTCCAATGTCACCTGCACCCCCTCCACCGCCCAGCCCTTGAACGCATGCAGCGGGGCTCGGGCAATGAAATCGACCCGACTGTTGTCGGTCAGCACATACTTCAAACTCGTACTCCTTTCATATATCACGTGTTGAGGTTGGTTTTCGGCGGGACCAGCCGAAGCTGGGCCGGGTTCACATCCGGCAGCAGAACCAAGGAGTCCCGCCGGTGTTCGCTCTGAGAGCAGGGATGATCCTCGCGTTCGCAGCGCTTGCAGCATTTCAGCGGTTCCACCGGCGGTTCCCAGCGCAGCAGCCGCCCCGAGTTGAGCAGAATGCCCCCGGTGTGGACGATGTGGATCAATCCCGCCAGGACAGGTGAAAGGAACCCGAGCATGGCCAGCGCGGCACCGATCAGGTCGGTGGACACGGCCAGATAGTGGTTCTGGTCGATGATGCGCATGGTCTGATGGCTGAGATTGCGGACCTTCATCAACCCCTCGAGATCGGAATCGGCCAGGGCGATATCCGCGGCCTCCATGGCCACCTCGGCACCGGCTGCGCCCATGGCCACACCGATGTCCGCCCGGGCCAGGGCGAGTGCGTCGTTGACCCCGTCGCCGACCATGACCACCGAGCCGTTCCTTTTCAGCTCATCGACCCGCTCAGCCTTCTCCTCGGGCATCAACTCGGCCCGGCACTCGTCGAAGGGGAAGACGTCCATGAGCGTCTCCGCAATCTCGCGACTGTCGCCGGTGACCAGGTGCAGCGACCTGACCCCGTCGCGGCGCAGGCAGTTGAGCACCCTCCCCGCCTCCGGCCGCACCGGATTGGCAACGCCGAGCATGCCCTGGACACCGCCGTTTTTCGC
Coding sequences within it:
- a CDS encoding cation-translocating P-type ATPase, whose product is MPLALKYRIRQRTGYRTRISFSCLWRQPEVCEQVRRSLARIQGVEDVQVRWRSGSVILVHPHGPVDLARLFADIQATIARLTTAPPRGTRMECGCLAAPSRRQDVHSHISGAALLFSGLYLLYLYGKRVLLALAPATAGPVRILTLPALVAFAISLPIQRQAVDNFRRSGKPDMGLISTGILYFSLLTGNTLAALTVFWLFNLSSWLEDRIRIRTRQAVREMLSDTCQQAWLLRDGMEVEVEAAELQPGDLIVLRMGNVVPADGIVLSGTALVDEAALTGEDEPLPRAIGDAVLAGTVLVDGSLQVRVERAGEDTRLAAIIRLIEHAEQDPGELQLTSRRFSQAMVPVSLGLAGAAFLITGNLMQAMAVLIITCPCALRLSTSVAVSAAMSSAARQGVLIKGGRYVEIAGQVDVLAVDKTGTLTDRSAEVTGITVFDRRFREDTVLRLAASAQQAWSHPLSRALVERARAGQISLLPVMDPELVVGQGVCARIGEQSVLVGKGTLLRERGVAINGRDVAVPPGRGQLLVACDGRLIGAIQVRHRRRPGTSEALARLRKLGIGPIVLLSGDNRAGIGEELEREFDQVLCGQSPEAKAAWIAAWKREHPQAMVAMVGDGINDTPAFAAADLSLAIGQGGADVTVEYADIVLQRGGLDQAADALALGRRTLGTIRECYALALGFNGVILGLTTLGLLSPVGGALLHNLTTVLAVANASTLARRPQEKQNDSGPQSSAFDKAIEQRPHLAGN
- a CDS encoding YtxH domain-containing protein, coding for MEQNKPAQAYYQQVVQPLYPQAPANTFLGLDLQNNQFWKGALIGAAVTLLVTNESVQKGVVKAIAKVSAAAQSGIEEMKEKFEDAKAEAIAESGNE
- a CDS encoding YceI family protein is translated as MLTDNSRVDFIARAPLHAFKGWAVEGVQVTLEANFSAGILQSLAAEVETGCFDTADPDRTEAMSRYFSLAEHPHASFALSQCQEIVSEGGGCWRVRMLGILSFVDIRRQLPVTGTVREEGGRLLWELQCKWSFRAYGLKAPRLLMLCVRDIVDIKAHLEFIPSGDEKEIHVH